From one Peptoniphilaceae bacterium AMB_02 genomic stretch:
- the rimP gene encoding ribosome maturation factor RimP, whose protein sequence is MSNLVKKLEPEIQRIVEKHNLFYVDTVFVREDGNNILRIYIDKKGGVTLDDCQNASNDISDWLDETDPIKNSYFLEVSSPGLDRPIKTDRDFERCIDEELEVNLYSPLNGSKKLVGKLLSFDKDSFKLNTGGNSEIEIKRSQASKIVKHIKIGG, encoded by the coding sequence TTGAGTAATTTGGTGAAGAAACTTGAGCCTGAAATTCAGAGAATCGTTGAAAAGCACAATTTATTTTATGTCGATACAGTTTTTGTCAGAGAAGATGGAAATAATATTTTAAGAATCTATATAGACAAAAAAGGTGGCGTAACCTTGGATGACTGTCAAAACGCAAGCAATGATATTAGTGATTGGCTTGACGAAACAGATCCGATTAAAAATTCATATTTTTTAGAAGTATCTTCGCCGGGATTGGATAGACCTATAAAAACGGATAGAGACTTTGAAAGATGCATTGATGAAGAACTCGAAGTCAATCTTTACAGTCCCCTAAATGGAAGTAAAAAACTTGTTGGAAAACTATTGAGTTTTGATAAAGACTCTTTTAAGTTAAATACAGGTGGCAATTCAGAAATTGAAATTAAAAGGTCACAAGCATCAAAAATTGTAAAACACATTAAGATAGGCGGTTAA
- the nusA gene encoding transcription termination factor NusA, producing MNKDFILALEEIEKEKGISRESIFEALEKALIKSYEKNFDNNANVSVEIDRDNGKIKVFSVKTVVEEVVDPITEIELSEAKQTNMAYEVGDTISLEVTPMNFGRIAAQTARNIVIQKIKDMERDIIYSEFVDRERELVNGSIQRIDSGYLFIDLGKLEGVVPPNEQVPNEVYKVNSRMKFYISEVKNTTKGAQIVLSRASSGLIMRLFELEVPEVNDGTVDIFSISREAGSRTKIAVFTKEEDVDPVGACVGFKGARVKAIVDELNGEKIDIIVWDKDPKIFIKNSLSPSEVIEVYIDNAGKSALAIVPDEQLSLAIGKEGQNVRLAAKLTGWKIDIKGKSNLEELKESGELDKFNSQEATKEEDVVQEDELSFEVTDEVDLFENEDLEQGE from the coding sequence ATGAATAAAGATTTTATACTAGCTCTTGAGGAAATAGAAAAAGAAAAAGGTATCTCAAGAGAGTCCATATTTGAAGCACTGGAAAAAGCACTTATAAAAAGCTATGAAAAAAACTTTGATAATAATGCAAATGTAAGTGTTGAAATAGACAGAGATAATGGTAAAATTAAGGTTTTCTCGGTGAAAACTGTAGTTGAAGAAGTCGTAGATCCGATAACTGAAATCGAACTGAGTGAAGCGAAGCAAACAAATATGGCATATGAAGTAGGGGACACTATATCACTTGAAGTAACTCCTATGAATTTTGGAAGAATTGCAGCACAGACTGCAAGAAATATTGTTATACAAAAAATTAAAGACATGGAAAGAGATATCATTTACAGTGAGTTTGTAGATAGGGAAAGAGAACTTGTAAACGGATCGATACAGAGGATAGATAGTGGATATTTATTTATCGATTTAGGAAAACTCGAAGGAGTTGTTCCGCCAAATGAACAAGTTCCCAATGAAGTTTACAAAGTAAACAGTAGGATGAAGTTTTATATCTCAGAGGTAAAAAATACAACCAAAGGGGCTCAAATTGTTCTTTCAAGAGCATCCTCCGGTCTAATTATGAGACTTTTTGAACTTGAAGTTCCGGAAGTTAACGATGGAACTGTCGATATATTTTCAATATCAAGAGAAGCCGGATCAAGGACAAAGATAGCTGTCTTTACAAAGGAAGAAGACGTAGATCCGGTAGGAGCATGTGTTGGATTCAAAGGTGCCAGAGTAAAGGCCATAGTTGATGAATTAAATGGAGAGAAAATAGACATCATAGTTTGGGATAAGGATCCTAAAATCTTTATTAAAAACAGTCTAAGTCCTTCAGAAGTAATTGAGGTCTATATCGACAATGCCGGTAAGAGTGCACTAGCCATTGTACCTGACGAACAATTATCACTAGCAATAGGAAAAGAAGGTCAAAACGTTAGACTTGCAGCTAAACTGACAGGATGGAAAATCGATATAAAAGGTAAATCCAATCTCGAAGAGTTAAAAGAATCAGGTGAATTAGACAAGTTTAATTCTCAAGAAGCTACAAAAGAGGAAGATGTAGTACAAGAAGATGAATTAAGCTTTGAAGTAACAGATGAAGTGGATTTATTCGAGAACGAAGATCTTGAACAGGGTGAATAA
- a CDS encoding PolC-type DNA polymerase III, whose translation MKNSEFWNKIAKEVPSIVNIDKVQYDSLDNRLIISLITTSDYDKSDADFIESKVNEAIPNLKITIKHELNNRQRLSASYIEALFKSYTGKYPWLNHKENECCIKLLEDEVVLEVPNNTLANFINKKRIIECLKDDIYKDCGNDVQVKIELVKGLEVEEFLELTDKQEQDISKLILSQKPLKQPKKASEKSESDFYIGKKIKNEPQNIDTLNQDTHWVTIEGTVFNIEHREIKDKKYIVNFHIYDETGATSCKAFWSEDSFKKFSENVNENSRVLVNGKYAMDSYEKRYITTINSITLTKERTILDNSEVKRVELRVHSQMSTLDGFVKIDELYSKLSKWNHKAVGITDRDVVQAFPFAMDQTDKTGIKTIYGLDATVVEDFLPIINNTNGKELNTDSYVVFDIETTGLSQLYDSITEIGAVKVKNGRIIEQFGELIKPERHISDKIVELTGITNEMVENKPLIDSILPKFLEFCEGSTLVAHNAEFDISFIREFSYRLNLNFNLPYIDTLYLSRFLNPDLRNHKLDTLARKYDVKLLNHHRAVDDAMATAEVFIAMLNDLKDRNIAVDENINTHETEWPRAANKENNMLILVKDTIGLKNLYKIVSHSNTVNLYKTPKVLKSFLDSHREGLLIGSGNLLGPLIQNIFGRASEEEIEQTASYFDFLEVFPLDNFEHLVENPESRYAINSLEIIKDLNRKIIELGEKLDIPVVATGDVYYLNSKDHLYRNLIKTVQFTRSVDLSKNLYLKTTEKMLNQFEYLGREKAYEVVVKNTNLVADMIEEIRPIPKGKYPPRVEGSDEELRELAYKNANAIYGENLPQIVEERLEKELNSIINNGYSVLYIIAMKLVLKSNEDGYVVGSRGSVGSSFVATMVGITEVNPLVAHYICKHCKYSEFITDGSYDSGIDMPDKICPECGQPLEKNGHNIPFEVFLGFEGNKEPDIDLNFAGEYQARCHKYTEELFGADHVFRAGTIGTIKENTAYGYIKKYSEKIDKTYNPAEIAMLQHGIVGVKRTTGQHPGGIIVVPNNMEVEDFTPISYPADDPSSGVITTHFTYKSVEDTILKLDLLGHDVPSIIKMLSDLTGVDANNIPLNDSETMEIFRSTDSLNIIEDFSNNTVGSLGIPEFGTSFVRQMLLDTRPEKFGELVRISGLSHGTNVWLNNAQDLIRQNQAVLGEVICTRDDIMTFLIQRGLEDNMSFNIMENVRKGKGLKPEHIEAMGKIDLPNWYVDSCMKIEYMFPKAHAVAYVLMSYRIAYFKVHHPEAFYATFFTIKQNDFPGSLVLKGMESVKREMERIRSLGMEASPKENSQYSVLEVAEEMYARGIKISNVSLGKSGATKFSVSKEGEIIPPFCALEDVSEQCSIEIHNEFKKSPFISIEDMVNRTRANKTAVESLRINGVLENLQETNQIDMFSMFDV comes from the coding sequence ATGAAAAACTCAGAGTTCTGGAATAAAATAGCAAAAGAAGTTCCATCAATAGTTAATATTGATAAAGTTCAATACGATTCGCTTGACAATAGACTGATAATATCTTTAATCACAACGTCTGACTATGACAAGTCAGACGCTGATTTTATAGAGTCTAAAGTAAATGAAGCGATACCAAATTTAAAAATAACCATAAAACATGAGCTAAATAATAGGCAGAGACTAAGTGCCTCTTATATTGAAGCTCTTTTTAAGTCATATACAGGAAAATATCCTTGGCTTAATCATAAGGAGAATGAATGCTGTATAAAACTATTGGAAGATGAAGTAGTACTCGAGGTTCCAAATAATACTCTAGCTAATTTCATAAATAAGAAGAGAATTATAGAATGTTTAAAGGACGATATTTACAAAGACTGCGGGAACGATGTACAGGTGAAAATTGAGCTGGTAAAAGGCTTGGAAGTTGAAGAGTTCTTGGAGTTGACCGATAAACAGGAACAGGATATCTCCAAACTTATTTTATCCCAGAAGCCTCTCAAACAACCAAAGAAGGCTAGCGAAAAATCAGAGTCTGATTTCTATATTGGTAAGAAAATAAAAAACGAACCTCAAAACATCGATACACTAAATCAAGATACTCACTGGGTAACGATTGAAGGAACCGTATTCAATATAGAGCATAGGGAGATAAAAGATAAGAAATACATTGTAAATTTCCACATTTACGATGAAACGGGTGCAACATCCTGTAAAGCTTTCTGGTCGGAGGATTCTTTTAAAAAGTTCAGCGAGAATGTCAATGAAAACTCAAGGGTATTAGTAAACGGGAAATACGCTATGGACAGTTACGAGAAAAGGTATATAACGACCATAAACAGTATTACTCTAACCAAAGAACGTACAATACTTGACAATTCAGAAGTTAAAAGAGTTGAGCTTAGGGTTCATTCGCAGATGAGTACCTTGGATGGATTTGTTAAAATAGATGAGCTTTATAGTAAATTGTCAAAATGGAACCATAAGGCTGTAGGAATAACAGACAGAGATGTGGTACAAGCTTTTCCTTTTGCAATGGATCAAACCGATAAGACTGGGATTAAGACGATTTACGGCTTGGATGCCACTGTAGTTGAAGACTTTCTACCCATAATAAATAATACCAATGGTAAAGAACTAAATACCGACTCCTATGTCGTATTTGATATTGAAACGACGGGTTTATCACAATTGTATGATTCCATTACGGAAATCGGAGCGGTCAAGGTTAAGAATGGAAGAATAATAGAGCAATTTGGGGAACTTATAAAGCCTGAGAGGCATATTTCTGACAAAATAGTAGAGCTGACCGGTATAACAAATGAGATGGTTGAGAATAAACCTCTGATAGACAGTATACTGCCCAAATTCCTTGAGTTTTGTGAAGGTTCAACATTGGTTGCACATAATGCTGAATTTGATATTAGTTTTATAAGAGAATTTTCATACAGATTAAACTTAAATTTTAATTTACCATATATTGATACATTATATCTTTCAAGATTTTTAAATCCTGATTTAAGAAATCATAAACTTGATACATTGGCTAGAAAATATGATGTAAAGCTTTTAAATCATCATAGAGCTGTCGACGATGCTATGGCTACCGCAGAAGTATTTATTGCGATGCTAAATGATTTAAAAGACAGGAATATAGCTGTGGATGAAAATATCAATACTCATGAGACTGAATGGCCCAGAGCTGCAAATAAAGAAAATAATATGCTTATATTGGTAAAGGATACAATTGGCTTAAAAAATCTTTATAAGATTGTATCACATTCAAATACAGTTAATTTATATAAGACTCCAAAGGTCTTAAAATCATTTTTAGATTCTCATAGAGAAGGTTTATTAATAGGTTCGGGAAACTTGCTGGGACCATTGATCCAAAATATATTTGGTAGAGCAAGTGAAGAAGAAATAGAGCAGACTGCTAGTTATTTTGATTTTTTAGAAGTTTTTCCTCTGGATAATTTTGAACATCTAGTAGAAAATCCGGAATCAAGATACGCTATTAATTCACTTGAGATTATCAAAGATTTAAATAGAAAAATAATTGAGCTGGGCGAAAAACTAGATATTCCGGTAGTTGCAACAGGTGATGTTTACTACTTAAACTCCAAAGACCATTTATATCGCAATTTAATAAAAACAGTACAATTTACAAGAAGCGTAGATTTGTCTAAGAATTTATACCTAAAGACTACAGAAAAAATGCTTAATCAATTTGAGTATCTTGGTAGAGAGAAAGCTTATGAAGTCGTAGTTAAAAATACAAATTTAGTAGCTGATATGATTGAAGAGATAAGACCTATTCCAAAGGGGAAATATCCACCTAGAGTTGAGGGGTCTGATGAGGAGTTAAGAGAGCTTGCCTATAAAAATGCTAATGCAATTTACGGTGAAAACCTACCTCAAATAGTCGAAGAAAGGCTTGAAAAAGAGCTCAATTCAATCATTAATAACGGGTACTCAGTCCTGTATATTATAGCTATGAAACTAGTTTTAAAATCAAATGAAGACGGATACGTCGTCGGTTCAAGAGGTTCTGTTGGAAGTTCATTTGTCGCAACTATGGTTGGAATAACAGAAGTAAATCCGCTAGTAGCTCATTATATATGCAAGCATTGTAAGTATTCCGAATTTATTACGGATGGGAGTTATGATTCTGGGATTGATATGCCGGATAAAATCTGTCCTGAATGCGGTCAACCGTTGGAAAAAAATGGTCATAATATACCTTTTGAAGTATTTTTAGGGTTTGAAGGAAATAAAGAACCTGATATCGATTTGAATTTTGCAGGAGAATATCAGGCTAGATGCCATAAATATACCGAGGAACTCTTTGGGGCGGACCATGTATTTAGAGCTGGTACCATAGGTACAATAAAAGAAAACACAGCTTATGGATATATAAAAAAATACAGTGAAAAAATAGATAAAACTTATAATCCTGCTGAAATAGCTATGTTACAACATGGTATAGTCGGTGTAAAAAGAACAACCGGACAGCATCCGGGAGGAATCATAGTAGTCCCGAACAATATGGAAGTTGAAGATTTTACTCCGATAAGCTATCCCGCTGATGATCCTTCTTCGGGTGTCATCACAACTCACTTCACATATAAATCTGTAGAGGATACAATTCTTAAACTGGATTTACTAGGGCACGATGTTCCAAGTATTATCAAGATGCTATCTGATTTGACCGGTGTTGATGCAAACAATATACCTCTTAACGACTCTGAGACTATGGAGATATTTAGATCTACAGATTCACTAAATATTATAGAGGATTTCAGCAATAATACCGTGGGAAGTTTAGGCATACCGGAATTTGGAACCAGTTTCGTAAGACAAATGTTATTGGATACAAGGCCTGAGAAATTTGGGGAATTGGTTAGAATTTCAGGACTGTCACATGGAACTAATGTATGGCTAAACAATGCACAGGATTTGATAAGACAAAACCAAGCGGTACTTGGCGAGGTAATATGTACGAGAGATGATATAATGACATTCTTAATACAAAGAGGCTTGGAAGATAATATGTCATTTAATATCATGGAAAATGTTAGAAAGGGAAAAGGACTTAAACCTGAACATATTGAAGCAATGGGGAAAATTGATTTACCTAATTGGTATGTCGACTCTTGTATGAAGATAGAATACATGTTTCCCAAGGCTCATGCAGTAGCATATGTTCTAATGTCTTATAGAATAGCGTATTTTAAAGTACATCATCCGGAAGCTTTTTATGCAACATTTTTCACGATAAAACAAAATGATTTTCCGGGATCATTAGTGTTAAAAGGCATGGAATCTGTGAAAAGAGAGATGGAAAGAATCAGGAGTTTGGGCATGGAAGCATCTCCTAAAGAAAATAGCCAGTATAGCGTCCTTGAAGTTGCAGAAGAGATGTATGCTAGAGGAATAAAAATCAGCAATGTCTCACTTGGAAAATCAGGAGCTACAAAGTTTTCAGTTTCAAAAGAAGGAGAAATCATACCACCATTTTGTGCCTTAGAAGATGTTTCAGAACAGTGCTCGATAGAAATACACAATGAATTTAAAAAATCTCCATTCATTTCAATTGAGGACATGGTGAACAGGACAAGAGCTAATAAGACTGCAGTTGAGTCTTTAAGAATAAATGGAGTTTTGGAAAACTTACAAGAGACAAATCAAATTGATATGTTTTCTATGTTTGATGTGTAA
- a CDS encoding IS1634 family transposase, with the protein MFLKKDKRANGKTYLTIIKGYRDPVTKKSRNKSVMKVGYLEDLLDQYEDPIAHFEEVAARLTEEERLANLPLSFTFDSKEVIKSNVVNRKNLGYVVLSHFYHNLKIHEFWNNRQKTSGTDFLLNHVFQLLVFTRSLYPSSKKASFDYINSFFTKFDFSLHDVYRALSKFYPYKDDLILWIHQNIIQYYGRDLSKVYYDVTNYYFEIPYEDDFRKRGVSKEHRPNPIIQMGLLMDNSGIPISYELFEGNTNDSITLMPSLNKLKKHFNLGKVIVVADKAMNSGENMAYNIIKGNGYIFSGSVRGASRELKDFVLDQTGYSDNSDEFKIKSRIVPQDIWVTDIHNKRKKVPIDQKQVVFYSEKYAKKSRMDRERTILKTLKLIEKGIDRPNSSAYKYIKKEFIDLETGEILKTKKNDFLDIQKIKEEEKYDGYYIINTSELDMKDMDIVQAYHGLWKIEESFKITKSQLEARPVYLSRKDRIESHFLICFVTLVLLRLLEKDLDGSNISIEKAIEEMREITGTHLDENYYMFDCFNEIIEKLGQTVGVDFSKRFITVAEIDSLISGVKKGL; encoded by the coding sequence ATGTTTCTTAAAAAGGATAAAAGAGCCAATGGTAAGACTTATCTCACCATTATTAAAGGCTATCGTGACCCTGTTACTAAAAAATCTAGAAATAAATCTGTTATGAAAGTTGGGTATTTAGAGGATTTATTAGACCAATATGAAGATCCTATTGCTCATTTTGAAGAAGTTGCTGCTAGACTAACGGAAGAAGAGAGATTAGCTAATCTGCCGCTTAGTTTCACTTTTGATTCTAAAGAGGTAATTAAGTCTAATGTGGTTAATCGAAAAAACTTAGGATATGTTGTATTATCTCATTTCTACCACAATCTTAAAATTCATGAGTTTTGGAATAATAGACAAAAAACTTCCGGTACTGATTTTTTGCTTAACCATGTATTCCAATTACTTGTTTTTACTAGATCTCTATATCCATCATCTAAAAAGGCTTCTTTTGACTATATCAATTCCTTTTTTACTAAATTCGATTTTAGTCTTCACGATGTCTATAGAGCTTTATCTAAGTTTTATCCTTACAAGGATGATTTAATTCTATGGATTCATCAAAATATTATTCAATACTATGGTAGAGATCTTTCTAAAGTCTACTATGATGTTACTAATTACTATTTTGAGATTCCTTATGAGGATGATTTTAGAAAAAGAGGTGTTTCTAAAGAGCATAGACCTAATCCTATTATTCAAATGGGTCTTTTAATGGATAATTCAGGGATTCCTATCTCCTATGAACTTTTTGAAGGTAATACAAATGATAGTATCACTCTCATGCCTTCATTGAATAAGTTGAAAAAACATTTTAATCTTGGTAAGGTCATTGTTGTTGCGGATAAGGCTATGAATAGTGGTGAAAACATGGCTTACAATATCATTAAAGGGAATGGCTATATATTTTCCGGGTCTGTTAGAGGTGCGTCAAGAGAACTGAAAGATTTTGTTTTAGATCAAACTGGTTATTCTGATAATTCAGATGAGTTCAAAATTAAATCAAGGATTGTGCCTCAAGATATTTGGGTTACAGATATTCATAACAAAAGAAAAAAGGTTCCTATAGATCAGAAACAAGTTGTATTTTATTCAGAAAAATATGCTAAGAAGTCTAGGATGGATAGAGAAAGAACTATTCTTAAGACATTAAAGTTAATTGAGAAAGGTATTGATAGACCAAATTCCAGCGCTTACAAGTATATTAAGAAGGAGTTCATTGATCTAGAAACCGGTGAAATATTAAAGACTAAGAAGAATGATTTTTTAGACATTCAAAAAATTAAAGAAGAAGAAAAGTATGATGGATACTACATCATAAATACCAGTGAACTAGATATGAAGGATATGGATATAGTCCAAGCATATCACGGATTGTGGAAGATAGAAGAGTCGTTTAAAATTACAAAGTCTCAATTAGAAGCAAGACCGGTATATTTATCGAGAAAAGACAGAATAGAATCTCATTTTCTAATATGTTTTGTGACTTTGGTTTTACTAAGACTTTTAGAAAAAGATTTAGATGGATCAAATATCAGCATTGAGAAGGCTATAGAAGAAATGCGTGAAATTACAGGAACTCATTTAGACGAAAACTACTATATGTTCGATTGTTTTAATGAGATAATTGAGAAACTAGGTCAAACAGTTGGAGTTGATTTTTCGAAAAGATTTATAACCGTCGCAGAAATAGATTCCCTTATTTCGGGTGTAAAAAAGGGTTTGTAG
- the infB gene encoding translation initiation factor IF-2, protein MKKLRVYELAKNLGIPSKELVTKLNDLGVSIKSHMSVLEGEELELVEELLSETDKSEEAAKSKQEKTKSNQEQNKELKDKPRKHKSRDSKKQSERGNHIKKDNIKKDKVSTEVHKKNETVEKENEEKVIELPANIVLREFAELIGVNTNQVIMKFIDLGIMASQNQEVDFDSASLIAEEYGFTAVKSKTEGEELSSEFDLDFEDKEEDLKLRPPVVTVMGHVDHGKTSLLDSIRKTKVTKSEAGGITQHIGASTVSVDGNKIVFLDTPGHEAFTSMRSRGAQITDIAVLVVAADDGVMPQTIEAINHAKAAEVPVIVAINKIDKETANPDRIMHELTEHGLVPEEWGGDVITIPVSAKNDTGIEDLLEMILMVAEMEELKANPNRTAIGTIIEAQLDKGKGPVATVLVQKGTLRFGDIVVSGVTHGKIRAMFDDKGKRIKKAGPSIPVQILGLSEVPESGDTLYVVEDDKTARNYANSLKDRIKEEKVKASENISLEALFGKIKEGEIKDLNLVIKTDVKGTIDAVKNSLEKLSNEEVRVNIIHSGVGGISESDVLLANASNAIIIGFNVRPGQIATEAAKNQGIDIRTYRVIYDAIDDIQAAIKGMLAPKFVEDVIGRAEVRAVFKVPSIGNIAGIYVLNGKITRNSKIRLLRNDVVITEADINSLKRYKDDVREVNTGYEGGVGLENYNDIKEGDIIEAFVMKEVER, encoded by the coding sequence ATGAAGAAATTAAGAGTCTATGAATTAGCTAAGAATCTAGGGATTCCTAGTAAAGAATTAGTTACAAAACTAAATGATTTAGGTGTATCAATCAAGAGCCATATGTCCGTGCTTGAAGGTGAGGAACTGGAACTTGTAGAAGAACTTTTAAGCGAAACGGATAAGAGCGAGGAAGCCGCAAAAAGTAAACAAGAGAAAACTAAATCAAATCAAGAACAGAACAAAGAGTTAAAAGATAAACCAAGAAAACACAAAAGTAGAGATAGTAAAAAGCAATCAGAAAGAGGTAATCATATAAAGAAAGATAATATTAAAAAAGACAAAGTAAGTACAGAAGTTCATAAGAAAAATGAAACTGTAGAGAAAGAAAATGAAGAAAAAGTAATCGAGTTACCTGCAAACATTGTGCTTAGAGAATTTGCCGAGTTAATAGGTGTAAACACAAATCAGGTAATTATGAAGTTTATAGATTTAGGGATAATGGCAAGTCAAAATCAAGAAGTTGATTTCGACTCAGCATCATTAATTGCCGAAGAATACGGTTTTACTGCTGTTAAAAGCAAAACTGAAGGTGAAGAGCTTTCCAGTGAGTTTGATTTAGACTTTGAGGATAAAGAAGAGGATCTAAAATTAAGACCACCTGTAGTAACTGTAATGGGTCACGTAGATCATGGGAAAACATCATTATTAGACAGCATCAGAAAAACCAAGGTAACAAAATCAGAAGCCGGTGGTATAACTCAGCACATAGGTGCTTCTACCGTATCTGTTGATGGAAATAAAATAGTATTCCTTGATACCCCGGGACACGAAGCATTTACCTCCATGAGATCAAGGGGAGCGCAAATAACTGATATCGCAGTACTAGTTGTTGCTGCTGACGACGGTGTAATGCCGCAGACTATAGAGGCTATAAACCATGCAAAAGCAGCAGAAGTTCCTGTAATTGTAGCAATAAATAAAATTGACAAAGAAACTGCAAATCCGGACAGAATTATGCATGAACTTACTGAACATGGTCTGGTACCGGAAGAGTGGGGTGGAGATGTTATTACCATTCCCGTATCTGCTAAAAATGATACAGGAATTGAAGATCTTTTAGAGATGATTTTAATGGTCGCAGAAATGGAAGAACTCAAAGCAAATCCAAATAGAACTGCAATAGGTACAATCATAGAGGCTCAGCTTGATAAAGGAAAAGGTCCTGTTGCAACTGTTTTAGTTCAAAAGGGTACTTTGAGATTTGGAGATATAGTGGTTTCCGGTGTTACTCACGGAAAGATAAGAGCGATGTTTGACGACAAAGGTAAGAGGATTAAGAAGGCAGGACCTTCCATCCCGGTACAAATATTAGGTCTTTCAGAAGTTCCTGAATCAGGTGACACTCTTTATGTAGTTGAAGATGATAAAACGGCAAGAAATTATGCCAATTCACTCAAGGATAGAATCAAAGAAGAAAAGGTTAAAGCCAGTGAAAATATTTCATTAGAGGCTCTTTTTGGAAAGATTAAAGAGGGTGAAATTAAAGATCTTAATCTGGTTATTAAAACTGATGTTAAGGGTACAATAGATGCAGTAAAGAACTCGCTTGAAAAATTAAGCAATGAAGAAGTAAGAGTTAATATAATACACTCCGGTGTAGGTGGAATAAGTGAATCTGACGTTCTACTGGCAAATGCATCCAATGCCATTATTATCGGTTTCAATGTAAGACCTGGACAAATTGCAACCGAGGCAGCTAAGAATCAAGGTATAGATATAAGAACCTATAGAGTAATCTATGATGCTATAGACGATATCCAAGCTGCTATAAAAGGTATGCTTGCACCTAAATTTGTTGAAGATGTAATCGGTAGAGCCGAAGTAAGAGCGGTTTTCAAAGTTCCTTCAATCGGTAATATCGCAGGAATCTATGTGTTAAATGGTAAGATTACCAGAAACTCAAAGATACGTCTTCTTAGGAATGATGTCGTCATAACTGAAGCTGACATTAACTCACTTAAGAGATATAAAGACGATGTAAGAGAAGTAAATACAGGATATGAAGGTGGAGTAGGTTTAGAAAACTATAATGATATCAAAGAAGGAGATATCATCGAAGCCTTCGTTATGAAAGAAGTGGAGAGGTAA
- the rbfA gene encoding 30S ribosome-binding factor RbfA, with translation MKTKRVNRIAAEIKKVISELILDSLRDPRISDMTTISHVKVSNDLSYADVYVSVLGDEKIKQDSIEGLENAKGFIKKELGQRLDLRHIPEVRFKIDDTVERGLHIEELISKLNDKSLQNE, from the coding sequence ATGAAAACTAAAAGGGTCAATAGAATAGCTGCTGAAATTAAAAAAGTAATTTCGGAGTTGATTTTGGATTCTTTAAGAGATCCTAGAATATCCGACATGACGACAATCTCTCATGTAAAAGTTTCTAATGATCTAAGTTATGCAGATGTGTATGTATCTGTGCTTGGTGATGAAAAAATCAAGCAAGACAGTATTGAAGGTTTAGAGAATGCCAAGGGATTTATCAAGAAGGAACTTGGGCAAAGACTTGATTTAAGACATATACCTGAAGTTAGGTTTAAGATTGACGATACTGTTGAAAGAGGATTGCATATAGAAGAATTGATTTCCAAGCTTAATGACAAGAGTCTTCAAAATGAATAA
- a CDS encoding YlxR family protein, which produces MTGKTKKVPIRKCVGCQDSGSKKELIRIVKNKELGVVVDKTGKLNGRGAYLCKNIECLELAIKKRKLNHALKSEISNEVYKEIRDYVESED; this is translated from the coding sequence ATGACAGGTAAAACAAAAAAAGTACCGATTAGAAAATGTGTGGGCTGTCAAGATAGTGGCTCAAAAAAAGAACTTATCAGAATAGTTAAAAACAAAGAACTTGGAGTAGTCGTCGATAAAACAGGTAAGTTAAATGGACGAGGTGCTTATCTTTGTAAAAACATAGAATGTTTAGAACTTGCTATTAAAAAGAGAAAGCTGAACCACGCTTTAAAATCTGAAATATCTAATGAAGTTTATAAGGAGATAAGAGATTATGTAGAGAGCGAAGACTAG